The genome window CTAAGCTAGTCATACAATCAGAATGAACTATGAAATTACGAATAATTCTCCCCCTTCCTCTCTTTTCTCTACTATTTTAAGAAAAAGCAATCTCAAATATGTTTTTCACCAAAAACCTCTTGACAAATGCTAAGCGACCATTAGAATGGGAGGTGAGGAGATAAATAGAAACAAATTAAACGAAACTGCTTTATGAAATGTAAGCGGTTTCGGATAAACAAAGGAGGGTTTTATGAAAAAACACTTTTGGGAGAAATCCTGTCGCTATAGCATCCGCAAGCTGACGGTTGGGACTGCTTCTGTTTTGTTGGGAGCTGTTTTTCTATCTAGTCATACAGTCTCAGCTGATGGTATTGAAGTGCAGCATAATGATCCAAGTATTGTCGAGACTACTATTAAACCTGATAGTGGATCAGAGCAGATTGAACCGACTGAGACCACTAAACCAGCTCTAGTTGAGAAGTCAGATGTCGAAAGCAATCCTGCTGAAAGTAAACCTGCTGAGACTCCACAAGCTACAAATAGCCAAACTAGTTCTGAGCCTATTGTTGAATCAAACGAAAACAAGGAGAATGAAAATACCGAGCTACCCGTGACAAAGCAAGAAAACTATCAACTTAACTACAATCAACCAACAACTCCTTCCTATGACGGTTGGGAAAAACAAGCCCTTCCAGTCGGAAACGGCGAGATGGGAGCCAAGGTTTTTGGTCTGATTGGTGAAGAGAGAATCCAGTATAACGAAAAGACCCTCTGGTCAGGAGGGCCCCAGCCCGATAGCACCGACTATAATGGTGGGAACTACAAGGATCGCTACAAGGTCTTGGCAGAAATTCGTAAGGCTCTCGAAGATGGAGACCGCCAAAAAGCCAAACAACTGGCTGAACAAAATTTAGTTGGGCCTAATAATGCCCAATATGGTCGCTACCTAGCCTTTGGTGATATCTTCATGGTCTTCAATAACCAGAAAAAAGGGCTGGATACCGTAACAGATTATCACCGTGGTTTGGATATCACAGAGGCCACTACGACTACTTCTTACACCCAAGATGGGACGACCTTCAAACGCGAAACCTTCTCCAGTTATCCTGATGATGTCACTGTGACCCACTTGACCAAAAAAGGAAACAAGACACTTGACTTTACCCTTTGGAACAGTTTGACAGAAGACTTGCTTGCTAATGGCAACTACTCTTGGGAATATTCCAACTATAAGAATGGTCATGTCACTACAGATGCAAACGGAATCCTTCTAAAGGGAACTGTCAAAGATAACGGCCTCAAATTTGCATCCTATCTAGGAATTAAAACGGACGGAAAGGTGACTGTTCAGGACGAAACTCTGACCGTTACAGGCGCAAGTTATGCAACCCTCTATCTCAGCGCCAAGACTAACTTTGCTCAAAATCCAAAAACCAATTATCGAAAAGACATTGACCTCGAAAAAACGGTTAAAGGGATTGTAGAAGCAGCTAAGGCCAAGGACTACGAAACACTTAAGCAAGACCATATCAAGGATTACCAAAATCTCTTTAACCGCGTTAAACTGAACCTAGGTGGAAACAAGACTGCTCAAACGACGAAAGAGGCCCTTCAAAGCTATAACCCTAGCAAAGGTCAAAAACTGGAAGAACTCTTCTTCCAATATGGCCGATATCTACTCATCAGCTCGTCTCGTGATCGGACAGATGCCCTTCCTGCCAACCTACAAGGAGTCTGGAATGCTGTAGACAATCCACCTTGGAACGCTGACTACCACCTCAATGTCAATTTGCAAATGAACTATTGGCCTGCCTACATGAGTAACCTTGCTGAAACAGCCAAGCCAATGATCAATTACATTGACGACATGCGCTACTATGGTCGTATCGCTGCTAAAGAATACGCTGGTATTGAATCAAAAGACGGACAAGAAAATGGTTGGCTGGTCCATACTCAGGCAACACCATTTGGCTGGACTACTCCTGGTTGGAATTACTATTGGGGTTGGTCGCCAGCCGCTAATGCCTGGATGATGCAGAACGTTTATGACTACTATAAATTCACCAAGGATGAGACTTATCTCAAAGAAAAGATCTATCCTATGTTGAAAGAGACTGCTAAGTTCTGGAACTCCTTCTTGCACTACGACAAAGAAAGCGACCGTTGGGTGTCTTCCCCATCCTACTCACCAGAACACGGGACCATCACCATCGGAAATACCTTTGACCAATCGCTAGTCTGGCAGCTATTCCACGACTACATGGAAGTTGCCAACCATCTGAAAGTCGACCAAGACTTAGTCACAGAGGTCAAGGCTAAATTTGACAAACTCAAACCACTTCACATCAACAAAGAGGGACGCATCAAGGAATGGTACGAGGAGGACAGCCCCCAATTCACCAATGAAGGGATTGAAAATCACCACCGTCACGTTTCCCATCTAGTTGGTCTCTTCCCAGGTACGCTCTTTAGCAAGGACCAAGCTGAATACCTAGAAGCTGCGCGTGCTACCTTGAACCACCGTGGAGATGGTGGTACAGGTTGGTCTAAAGCCAATAAAATCAACCTCTGGGCTCGCCTTTTAGACGGCAATCGTGCCCATCGCTTACTCGCTGAACAGCTCAAGTATTCAACCCTAGAAAACCTTTGGGATACCCACGCACCTTTCCAAATCGACGGCAACTTTGGAGCAACTAGTGGGATGGCAGAAATGCTCCTCCAATCTCATACAGGCTATATTGCACCCTTGCCAGCCCTTCCTGATGCTTGGAAAGACGGTCAGGTTTCTGGCTTGGTTGCTCGAGGAAACTTTGAAGTCAGCATGAAGTGGAAAGATAAAAACCTGCAAAGCTTGTCCCTCCTTTCAAATGTCGGTGGAGACCTGGTTGTAGACTATCCAAACATCGAAGCTAGTCAGATCAAGGTCAATGGCAAACCAGTCAAGGCAACGATTCTCAAAAACAATCGTATCCAACTAGCAACACAAAAAGGTGACGTCATTACCTTTGAACATTTCCCTGGTCGTGTAACCAGTCTGACAGCCGTTCGACAAAATGGAGTCACTGCCGAACTTACCTTTAACCAAGTAGAAGGCGCTACCCACTATGTCATCCAAAGACAAGTGAAAGACGAAAATGGTCAAACCTCTGCGACCAGAGAATTTGTAACCAATCAAACCCACTTTATTGACCGATCACTCAATCCTCAACATGCCTACACCTATACTGTCAAGGCTATGCTGGGCGAGCTTGCCACACAAGTTTCTGAACAGGCCACTGTCGAAACCTATAGCGAGTTGATGGACGACCGAGATAGCCGCATCCAGTACGGAGCTGCCTTTGGAAACTGGGCAGACTCAGAATTATTTGGAGGAACAGAGAAATTTGCTGACCTTTCAAAAGGAGACTACACAGACGAAGACATCACTGCTACCATTCCTTTCACTGGTGTTGGTATCGAAATCTATGGACTGAAATCGTCTGAACTAGGTCTTGCCACTGCTAAAATTGACGGCAAAGAAGTCGGCGAGCTTGACTTCCATACTGCTGGAGCAACTGAAAAAGGCAGTCTCATTGGTCGCTTCTCAGGATTATCTGACGGACCTCATACATTGACTCTTCGTGTTAAACGTGAGCACAAAGGACGTGGTAGTGAGCGCTCGAAAATTTCATTAGACTACTTCAAGATCCTAGCAGGAGCAGGCAACACGATTGAAAAAATGGATGATCGTGATTCGCGCATCCAGTATGGTGCCCAGTTTAAGGACTGGTCTGACCCTGAACTCTACGGAGGTACGGAAAAATACGCTGACATCAACAATAGCGACTCTAGTGTAGCTTCAGAAGCTCAAGCAACCATTTCCTTTACAGGAACAGGTATTCGTATCTATGGCTTGAAGAGCCTTGCCCTTGGACGAGCACGTGTTACATTAGATGGCAAAGAAATGCCAAGTCTAGACTTTTATACGTCAGGTGCAACTGAAAAGAGGGCCTTTATTGGCGAATTTACAAATCTTACTGACGGTCCGCACACCCTGACATTACAAGTTGACCCAGATTCGCCAGAAGGTCGCAAGAAAATCTCTCTAGACTCCTTTGATATCATCAAAGCCCCTGCTGTTGGTATAGATAGCCCGAGCATCGCGCCTCTTAAGGAAAATGACAAAACCATTTCCTTAACTCTACCAGCTGGGGAATGGGAAGCCATCGCTGTGACCTTCCCGGGTGTCAAAGATCCTCTAGTCTTACGCAAGGTGGATGAAACGCATCTGGTTACAAGTGGAGATCAGACTATCCTATCAGTCCAAGACAATCAAGTTCAAATCCCAATCCCTGACGAAACCGATCGCAAAGCTGGAAATGCCATTGAAGCTTATACCATTCAAGGTACTACCACAAGCAGCCCTATCGTAGCTGTCTTTACTAAAAAGGATGAAAAGAAAGTTGATGAGAAGCAACCAACTACAAGCAAGGGAGAGGAACCAGCTCCTACTGTTGAAAAACCTGAGTACACTGATCCTATCGGGACTGCAGGGCAAGAAGTGCCACCCACTGTAGAAATTCCTGAATACACCGATCCTATCGGAACTGCTGGGCAAGAAGAGCCACCTACTGTTGAAATTCCAGAATATACCAAACCTATCGGAACAGCGGGGCAAGAAGAGTCTCCTACTGTAGAAAAGCCCGAATACACCCAACCTATCGGAACAGCAGGTCAAGAGGAAGCTCCTACTGTTGAAAAACCTGAATACACCAAACCTATCGGAACTAGTGGAGTTCAGGCTGCTCCAACCCTCACCCGACCTGAGTATCAGTTGCGCACCTTGAAAGATAAAAAGACAGGGGTTGAAATCATCGGTGGGGCTACCGACTTAGAAGGAATTTCTCACATCTCTAGCCGACGTGTCCTAGCTCAAGAACTCTTTGGCAAGACCTATGATGCTTACGACCTACAACTTAAAAATCCAACAGATCATAGCTTGCAGCCAAAATGCTCTGTCTTGGTTCGCTTGCCTATTTCAGCTAGCGTAGAAAATATTTACTACCTCACTCCAACTAAGGAGTTGCAAGCCCTTGATTTCGACGTTCGAGATGGAAAGGCAGAATTCATCACCAGTCATTTCAGTACCTATGCTGTCGTCTATCAAACTGCTGGAACAACCTCTAGCACAGAGGAAAAACCAAGTACTTCAGATACAGAAACCTTGGCACACGAAACTGAACAACTTTCAGCTAGTCCTAGTCTTGCTAAAACTGGAAATCATTCTCCTAAAGAACAACTTCCAGCAACAGGAGAAGCGTCCAACCCACTCCTCTTCTTAGCAGGCCTCAGCCTAGCCCTCACAGCCACTTTTATGCTAAAAAGAAGAAAGGATGAATCCAACTAACTTTTAAGCACACAAAAACAGGATGAAGATCACCTTCATCCTGTTTTATTTTGTAATCAGAAATTATTTTTACAGTAGGTATAAAAAGGCTAAAGTCAAGAGACTTGCTAGAAGCCCAACTCCCCAAAAGAAGAAGTCAACCTTCCACTCACTCCAGGGATTGCCCTTGCCTGAGAATCCCCCAAGTTCAAAATGATGATGCACAGGTGTCATACGGAAAATACGCTTTCCACCACTAAGTTTGAAGTAGGTAACCTGCATCATAACAGAGCTTGTCTCAAAGACATAGATAAGCCCAATCAGCAAAAGGGTCCATTCTTGGTGGAGGGCCATAGAGATTGCTGCCAACATCCCACCTAGAGCCAAACTTCCAACGTCTCCCATGAAGACCTTGGCAGGCTTGTGGTTAAAGACGAAGAAGCCTAGCAAACCACCAATCATGGTAAGAATCACAAGAAGGATATCCAGTTGATTTTGCATATAAGCAATCACACCGTAGGCCGATAAGCTAATCACCACGGAAATACTTGCTAAGCCATCGATCCCGTCCGTCAGATTCACCGCATTTGAAAAACCAACTAGCCAGAAAAGGGCAAAGAAAATATAGAAAATACCCAGGTGCACTTGGTAGCCAAAAACTGAAAGCATATCGCCCCCACGCTCATAAAAGAGGTAGAAAATCACTCCTCCAAGCAACTGGAGAGCAAGCTTTTGTTTAGGATTCAATCCTTCGTTGATCTTACGGAAAATTTTGAGGAAATCATCCAAAAAACCTACCAAACCATACAAAACCAAGATAAACAAAATCATGCCTACATTGTTGGTCAATTGTTGGGTAAAGAGAGCGACAAGGAAGCTCACAACAACTGCAACGATCAGGAAGACAAGGCCTCCCATGGTCGGAGTCCCAGCTTTAGCTTGGTGTTGCTTGACATCCTCGTGCATCTGCTGACCTGTAATCTGTGCTTTTCGATAAAATCGGATAAAGGCTGGAATACCTATCAAGGTCAATAGAAAGGCTAGAACTCCAGCATTAATGGAACTAATCATCTTAATCTCCTAAAGTTATTTTCATTTTTTTGATGTCTTTGAGGGCCGTATTGGCACGGACACTTTGTTTCTTGACCGTTTTGCCACTACCTTCCCACTCGACTTCTATATTTAGCCACTTAGCAAATGTTTGCACATTTTCATCTGTCCAGCCATACATATCAGGCATTTCTTCGACCTTATCTGACAGGATCAAGATTTGCTGATTGGCTTCCAAATTATCTCCTTCAGAAACAGAGAGATCCTTAATCTTGGTTCCTGTTCCGATAACAATTGGTTGGACCAGGTTTCGGCGCAATTCTTCTGCGAGGTCACCTGGGGTAAAGTCCTTGGTGACAGGCATAGCATAGCTTGTCGTCTTGCTGACCTGATCCAAGTTCTTAGCAGTTGACTGAAGATTGAGGGATTCTTTCATAGCAGAAGCTCGCTCAAGGATTGGGTTGGCAAACTCTCCCAGCTGAACGCCTGAATAATGCTCTGGCTGTTGCACCGTCACATAGAGGATAAAATCAGGATTTTCTGCAGGATGCATCGACACAACAGAGAAGATATAGTTGGTTTCACCTGTCAGGTAGCCCCCATTCTTCTCATCGGCAATCTGAGCAGTCCCGGATTTCAGGGCAACATTCTGTCCCGGAACATTGACATTAGGCTTTCCTGTACTGTGGTTGTACATGGTACCATAGACAGGATCTGTTCCGACCATGACCATGTGATCCCGAGTAGAGGAAGCTGCCGCTTTTGATACAGGATTTCCGACGATTTCCTTTTGAGACTTACGAACAGACTGGTCATTCGGGTCATAGAGGGCGCTGATAAATTTAGGCTCCAACATAACCCCATCGTTAGCAATGGCTGTAAAAGCACGTAGCATCTGGGTCTGCGTTACAGAAATCCCCTGACCAAATGCACTCATGGCAATATTGACAATATTATCTGCAGGCAATTGACCTGTGTACTCATCAGTCAGACCAAAACGCGTCGGCACTCCAAACTTAAAGCGGTTTAGATAATCCAACCAAGTAGCATCTCCCATTTTTTGTTCAAGTAGACTCATTCCAACATTACTGGAGTGAGCGAAACCTTGTGAGAAAGTCATCATCCCACCAGTAGTCAAACCATCATTAACATCCCAATCTCGAATCGTCGCATCCGCTATTTTTAATTCACTGCTATTGAAGTATTCTCCACTTGGGAAGGTATTATTATCAATAGAAGAAGCTAACGTCATCACCTTCATGGCTGATCCTGGTTCATAGTTACTTTGATAGAGGATATCACGCCAAACAAAGTCCTCAGTGATTCCTTCTTTAGTATCTGCATTAAAGGTAGGTCGTTGGGTGGTAGCGAGAATTTCACCGGTCTTTGCACTGACCAAGGTCGCGGTCATATACTTACCTTTTACTTTTTCTAGAAAGGCATCCATCTGAGTTTCCATAAAGGATTGCAAGGGACTAGAAAGGGTTGTGTACACATCCTTTCCATCTACCGTTTGTTGGGAAGCCTGATCTGTACCCGGAACAATATTTCCCAGACGATCTTTCTCATAGGTGATGATCCCATCTGTACCCGCCAGAATGCTATTTAAGGAACTCTCCAGTCCAGATGTCCCAATCAACCGTTTGGTGCCATCCTCATTTTCATGGAGTTGCGCTAAACCGATAAAGGAAGAAGCAAACTGCCCATTGGGATAACTACGGTTAGGGCTAGTTGTAAAGTCAACTCCCTCGACACCAGCAGTTTTGAGGTCGTTTTTAATGGCCATCATATTGGCATAGGTAATCCCATTTCCCTTGGTACCAAAGGATACCTGTTTTAGATCTGGCTGAGAAAGTTGTTCTTTGACATAGGACTCTTCCATATCCAGATACTTATGGAAAATCTCAGCCACCTTATTAAATTGAGAATCCTCTACATAGAGAATTTTACCTGTTGCTGACTTGTAGGTCTTGTCAATAACGGCATAGATATTATACGAAGTCGCATCCTCAGCAATAGGCGTTCCATTACGATCGTAGATGGTTCCCCGTTTTGCAGGAATCGTCTTGGTTGTTTGGTGAACCTTGTTTGCTTCTTGAACCAAGTCCTTACCAAATTTTTTACCCGTTCCGATAATGACCGCAAAGTTGACCAAAAAGACAGCGAAGAGTATGACAGCCAATAAACTCAGGCTTTTTCCTACTCTTCGGCGGTTTTCTTCTGGAGATTTACGGTTACGAACGGCATAACGGATGATTTTTTCTTTCCACTGTTTCATATCTTACTCCGCTGCTCGGATATTTTCGTTATTCAGCTGCAAATCCTTGGAATTTGCAATCTCTTTCAAACGTTCTGAACGAATCAATTCATTGACCTCTTGCTTGGCATCGTCGAGCTCGGTTTTCTTTTCTTCGATTTGAGCATTGACCTTGGTCAATTCATTCTGAACTTGTAATAGCTTGGTCTGCATAAACACAACGCTAACTGCCAGGATAATCATTGTTGCAGCAATCGAAACATAGAAGGCCTTTTCCACACGTGAAAAACCTTTAAACTTCGTTTGCAATAACTGGCTTGTTTTTTCGATTCTTTCTGCCATGTTTTTCCTCTTACTTGTGAATTTTTCTAGCCACGCGCAACTTGGCTGAATGCGAACGATTGTTTGCTTCTAGCTCTTCAGCACTTGGCAAGATTGGCTTGCGGGAGACCAATTCCATCTTGGGCTTAAGGTCATCTGGAATGAAGGGCAAGCCTTTAGGAACCTCCACTGTTGAAGCCTCTTTGAATAACTGCTTGGTCAAGCGGTCTTCCAGCGAATGGAAGGTAATGACCGAGATTCTCCCATCCAGAGCCAGCATGTCCATGGCCTGCTGGATGGATTCATCTGCAGCGCCCAGCTCATCATTGACTTCGATTCGGATAGCCTGGAAAATCTGCTTGGCAGGGTGCCCCTTTTTCTTGAGCTCCTTGGCAGGCTTGGCCGACTTGATAATCTCTGCCAACTCCGTCGTTGTCTCAATTGGTTTCACCTCACGCGCTTGCTCAATCTTACGAGCAATCTGTTTAGAAAACTTATCCTCACCATACTTGAAAAAGATCCGAACCAAGTCATGATAGTCATAACGATTGACCACCTCATAGGCCGTCAGACTAGCTTCCTGATTCATCCGCATATCCAGTGGCGCATCCTTTTTATAAGAAAAGCCACGCTCACGCTGATCCAGCTGAGGACTGGACACCCCTAAGTCATAACAAATTCCATCAATTTCCTGGACACCAGCCTCCTGCAAACGTGCCTGCAAATGACGGAAGTTGTCCTTGATAAAGGTTACCATCCCCTTTTCGATATAGGGTGCCAACCGTTTTTGCGCATTGTCAATGGCATTTTGGTCCTGGTCAAAGGCATAGAGATGTCCTTTTTCACTTAATTTACTTAATAAATATTCGCTATGGCCTGCTCCACCCAAGGTCGCATCAACGTAGATACCGTCAGGTTTCACGTCCAGCATATCAATCGTTTCATGAAGCAAGACCGTTACATGATGAAATTCTTTTGTCATATCCTATTTATTTTACCACAAATCTGACTAGCTTGCACTTGTCAGACAAGGCTAAGTTTCTTCGAAAAAAATTCTCAAAAAAATGTCATATATACTTGATATCTTATCTCCAAAAGAATATAATATAGTCAAATATATACGACATATCAAAAAGGAGACCTTATGAATCGTGTCAAAGAATTCCGCAAGGAACTGGGCATTTCCCAGCTCGAGCTCGCCAAAGATATCGGTGTCTCGAGACAGACCATCAACATGATTGAAAACGACAAGTACAATCCAACCCTGGAACTCTGTCTCAATCTCGCCCGCAGCCTCAAAACTGACCTCAATAGTCTCTTTTGGGAGGATAATTTTTAAAAAAGGAGCAAACTCATGAAAAAAGAAACTCTCACTGAAAAACTGATCAAACGCATTTATGGCATTTCAGGACCACTTGATGAACACAAACGACGCGAAGCTGACCGCATTGGAAATAAAATCTTTGTGATTCTCTTTTACCTCATGACTTTAGGTAATCTTATTCCCTTTGTCCTTGCTTATAAATATCCGCAAATTGTCGCTATCGGCTATCCTCTTGTGGTATTCGGCATTTCGATGATTTCTGCTCTCTATGTGCTCTCCCAAACCAGGAAAACAGGCATCACAGCCATTGATCTAGATATGCTGAATGAGAAAGAAAGCAAGCAACTACACTACCCAGGTCTTAAAGCGGGGATAGTCTATGGATTGATGAGTTTTTTTGTAACCCCTCTTCTCCATATACTACTAGGTGAGAGTCAGGACTATCTTCAGTCTCTTCTCACTTTTAAAAATATTTTTTCAAGTATTCTCCAGTCTTTCTTCTTCGGAGTGATTATACAAATTATCATCTCCCGTCGCATTGCAAAATCCAAGAAAGATCAGGATGATTAGGAGCAAACAAATGAAAAAAGAAACTCTCACTGAAAAACTCATTAAACGCATATACGGTATTTCTGGTCCCCTTGACGAACACAAACGGCGCGAGGCCGATCGTATCGGGAATCAGGTCTTTATTGTTCTCTTTTATCTCATGATATTTGGCAATCTCATCCCCTTTGTCCTTGCTTATAAATATCCGCAAATTGTCGCTATCGGCTATCCTCTTGTGGTATTCGTCATTTCGATGATTTCTGCTCTCTATGTGGTCTCCCAAACCAAGAAAACAGGCATCACAGCCATTGATCCCGAAATGCTGAGTCAAAAAGAAAGCAAACAGCTACATTTTCCTGGTCTAAGAGCCGGTCTGATCTATGGCATAGCGATATTTTTTATAATGCCATTCATTGATACCCTAACCAGTGAAAATCCAAATTTCATCAGTTCTCTTCTGAATACAAAACATATTTTAAAAACTATACTGGGAGCTTTCTTTTTCGGACTGATGATGCAAATTGTTGTCTCTCTTCGCATTCAAAAAGCCAAGAAAGACCAAGAAGACGACTAGGAGATACCTTATGAAATCACTAGCGAGACTGCTGATCAGTCATGTTTTTATCAGTATCTTTATTACCTTTTTCCTACTTTCTGGACATATTGAGCATCCTTTCTTGATTATCTTTCTTTTATTCCTTCCTGTATTGAACAAGGGGCAGAGATTCCAGAAAATCCAATCAAAAAAAATACGTCTTCTAAACGCATCTCTCTGTTTTATCCTCGTATCCTTTCCACAACTTTTAACAAATCCTATGGATTGGAGATACCTGGTATTTCTAATAATCTGTATCATTTTTAGTTTGGTTTACTTCTATACTCTCTATCAACTCTTTAAAGAAGTCAATCAAAAATCGCTCATTTAGAAGGTTACTCCCATGAAAAAAGAAGATTTCACCACTCGCTTACTCAAACTATTCTTTCACATACAAGGCCCCTTTGATGAATGTCACCAAGAGATAATCTACAGGGCTTGTGCCCGTGCCTTGATCCAAATCGTTTACTCCTCCCTCCTACTCTTCTTGTTCTATCTCCTATTTGGACGCTTCATAGAGTTGGTTCGAGATGCCATGCCCTACCTCTATTTTGGACTTATCTTCGTCCTCGCATCTAGGGCGAGACTAGCAGTTCGCAACTTACATTTAGACAAGGATGACCCGTCCGAAATCCATCACAAAAGCTACAGCAAAAGTCAAATCAAAGTTCGTAGTTGGGGTGTATTCCTCAGCATTCAGCTTGGTCTCTTCCTCTTACTAATCTTTCATAAACTCTTTGTTCAGCATCTTCCCCTCGATACCT of Streptococcus oralis contains these proteins:
- a CDS encoding SIALI-17 repeat-containing surface protein, which codes for MKKHFWEKSCRYSIRKLTVGTASVLLGAVFLSSHTVSADGIEVQHNDPSIVETTIKPDSGSEQIEPTETTKPALVEKSDVESNPAESKPAETPQATNSQTSSEPIVESNENKENENTELPVTKQENYQLNYNQPTTPSYDGWEKQALPVGNGEMGAKVFGLIGEERIQYNEKTLWSGGPQPDSTDYNGGNYKDRYKVLAEIRKALEDGDRQKAKQLAEQNLVGPNNAQYGRYLAFGDIFMVFNNQKKGLDTVTDYHRGLDITEATTTTSYTQDGTTFKRETFSSYPDDVTVTHLTKKGNKTLDFTLWNSLTEDLLANGNYSWEYSNYKNGHVTTDANGILLKGTVKDNGLKFASYLGIKTDGKVTVQDETLTVTGASYATLYLSAKTNFAQNPKTNYRKDIDLEKTVKGIVEAAKAKDYETLKQDHIKDYQNLFNRVKLNLGGNKTAQTTKEALQSYNPSKGQKLEELFFQYGRYLLISSSRDRTDALPANLQGVWNAVDNPPWNADYHLNVNLQMNYWPAYMSNLAETAKPMINYIDDMRYYGRIAAKEYAGIESKDGQENGWLVHTQATPFGWTTPGWNYYWGWSPAANAWMMQNVYDYYKFTKDETYLKEKIYPMLKETAKFWNSFLHYDKESDRWVSSPSYSPEHGTITIGNTFDQSLVWQLFHDYMEVANHLKVDQDLVTEVKAKFDKLKPLHINKEGRIKEWYEEDSPQFTNEGIENHHRHVSHLVGLFPGTLFSKDQAEYLEAARATLNHRGDGGTGWSKANKINLWARLLDGNRAHRLLAEQLKYSTLENLWDTHAPFQIDGNFGATSGMAEMLLQSHTGYIAPLPALPDAWKDGQVSGLVARGNFEVSMKWKDKNLQSLSLLSNVGGDLVVDYPNIEASQIKVNGKPVKATILKNNRIQLATQKGDVITFEHFPGRVTSLTAVRQNGVTAELTFNQVEGATHYVIQRQVKDENGQTSATREFVTNQTHFIDRSLNPQHAYTYTVKAMLGELATQVSEQATVETYSELMDDRDSRIQYGAAFGNWADSELFGGTEKFADLSKGDYTDEDITATIPFTGVGIEIYGLKSSELGLATAKIDGKEVGELDFHTAGATEKGSLIGRFSGLSDGPHTLTLRVKREHKGRGSERSKISLDYFKILAGAGNTIEKMDDRDSRIQYGAQFKDWSDPELYGGTEKYADINNSDSSVASEAQATISFTGTGIRIYGLKSLALGRARVTLDGKEMPSLDFYTSGATEKRAFIGEFTNLTDGPHTLTLQVDPDSPEGRKKISLDSFDIIKAPAVGIDSPSIAPLKENDKTISLTLPAGEWEAIAVTFPGVKDPLVLRKVDETHLVTSGDQTILSVQDNQVQIPIPDETDRKAGNAIEAYTIQGTTTSSPIVAVFTKKDEKKVDEKQPTTSKGEEPAPTVEKPEYTDPIGTAGQEVPPTVEIPEYTDPIGTAGQEEPPTVEIPEYTKPIGTAGQEESPTVEKPEYTQPIGTAGQEEAPTVEKPEYTKPIGTSGVQAAPTLTRPEYQLRTLKDKKTGVEIIGGATDLEGISHISSRRVLAQELFGKTYDAYDLQLKNPTDHSLQPKCSVLVRLPISASVENIYYLTPTKELQALDFDVRDGKAEFITSHFSTYAVVYQTAGTTSSTEEKPSTSDTETLAHETEQLSASPSLAKTGNHSPKEQLPATGEASNPLLFLAGLSLALTATFMLKRRKDESN
- the mraY gene encoding phospho-N-acetylmuramoyl-pentapeptide-transferase, with translation MISSINAGVLAFLLTLIGIPAFIRFYRKAQITGQQMHEDVKQHQAKAGTPTMGGLVFLIVAVVVSFLVALFTQQLTNNVGMILFILVLYGLVGFLDDFLKIFRKINEGLNPKQKLALQLLGGVIFYLFYERGGDMLSVFGYQVHLGIFYIFFALFWLVGFSNAVNLTDGIDGLASISVVISLSAYGVIAYMQNQLDILLVILTMIGGLLGFFVFNHKPAKVFMGDVGSLALGGMLAAISMALHQEWTLLLIGLIYVFETSSVMMQVTYFKLSGGKRIFRMTPVHHHFELGGFSGKGNPWSEWKVDFFFWGVGLLASLLTLAFLYLL
- the pbp2X gene encoding penicillin-binding protein PBP2X — translated: MKQWKEKIIRYAVRNRKSPEENRRRVGKSLSLLAVILFAVFLVNFAVIIGTGKKFGKDLVQEANKVHQTTKTIPAKRGTIYDRNGTPIAEDATSYNIYAVIDKTYKSATGKILYVEDSQFNKVAEIFHKYLDMEESYVKEQLSQPDLKQVSFGTKGNGITYANMMAIKNDLKTAGVEGVDFTTSPNRSYPNGQFASSFIGLAQLHENEDGTKRLIGTSGLESSLNSILAGTDGIITYEKDRLGNIVPGTDQASQQTVDGKDVYTTLSSPLQSFMETQMDAFLEKVKGKYMTATLVSAKTGEILATTQRPTFNADTKEGITEDFVWRDILYQSNYEPGSAMKVMTLASSIDNNTFPSGEYFNSSELKIADATIRDWDVNDGLTTGGMMTFSQGFAHSSNVGMSLLEQKMGDATWLDYLNRFKFGVPTRFGLTDEYTGQLPADNIVNIAMSAFGQGISVTQTQMLRAFTAIANDGVMLEPKFISALYDPNDQSVRKSQKEIVGNPVSKAAASSTRDHMVMVGTDPVYGTMYNHSTGKPNVNVPGQNVALKSGTAQIADEKNGGYLTGETNYIFSVVSMHPAENPDFILYVTVQQPEHYSGVQLGEFANPILERASAMKESLNLQSTAKNLDQVSKTTSYAMPVTKDFTPGDLAEELRRNLVQPIVIGTGTKIKDLSVSEGDNLEANQQILILSDKVEEMPDMYGWTDENVQTFAKWLNIEVEWEGSGKTVKKQSVRANTALKDIKKMKITLGD
- the ftsL gene encoding cell division protein FtsL, coding for MAERIEKTSQLLQTKFKGFSRVEKAFYVSIAATMIILAVSVVFMQTKLLQVQNELTKVNAQIEEKKTELDDAKQEVNELIRSERLKEIANSKDLQLNNENIRAAE
- the rsmH gene encoding 16S rRNA (cytosine(1402)-N(4))-methyltransferase RsmH, with translation MTKEFHHVTVLLHETIDMLDVKPDGIYVDATLGGAGHSEYLLSKLSEKGHLYAFDQDQNAIDNAQKRLAPYIEKGMVTFIKDNFRHLQARLQEAGVQEIDGICYDLGVSSPQLDQRERGFSYKKDAPLDMRMNQEASLTAYEVVNRYDYHDLVRIFFKYGEDKFSKQIARKIEQAREVKPIETTTELAEIIKSAKPAKELKKKGHPAKQIFQAIRIEVNDELGAADESIQQAMDMLALDGRISVITFHSLEDRLTKQLFKEASTVEVPKGLPFIPDDLKPKMELVSRKPILPSAEELEANNRSHSAKLRVARKIHK
- a CDS encoding helix-turn-helix transcriptional regulator, producing the protein MNRVKEFRKELGISQLELAKDIGVSRQTINMIENDKYNPTLELCLNLARSLKTDLNSLFWEDNF